A region of the Pygocentrus nattereri isolate fPygNat1 chromosome 27, fPygNat1.pri, whole genome shotgun sequence genome:
gggattgggGGGGGAGACTGATGTGATTCTCATAATTCTGCATCTGAGTTCAGTGAAATGATAAACACCTTGGTAATGATACTGGCAGGTAGTGTGACCTACACAGTTCATCATATGCTCTTTGCACACACCTGTTTCATACAGCATGGGAAATTTCCTGCCAGTACCACACACAGGCAAGCAGCCTGAGTCTAGCTTCATCCCCGCCAGGCATGTGAGGATGCACTTGCTTGGCCAACTGgttttgaaataataaaaatgtggaGGACTGTGGCACTGTACACCACAAAGCATAGTAAGGTGCTTCTCAAGTCGagggtaaagaaaaaaaaaaacatataaaaagaaatatgaCTCAAAACATCTTTTACAGATGAGATCATATGGCAACATATGTCTGAGGTTCTGTAGTGCCAAACCAAAATTCAAAATCCAAAAGAAAACAGTACCACTGGAACAAACGAaacaaaataagcaaacatAGTGGTCACAGGAAGCGAACAGGGTGGGCACAATCTTCAGCAGTCTTAAGTCACTGTAGTATATGTGatcacaaaaatatatattatctaCACGAGTGATCACGTCAAGTCTCTATTTACACAGGAGGATCCTGCGCCTGTCAGTGTAAACGTCCTCCACTGACACCACAGAGTTACCACAGGCCTGAGTGTTTCTCAGGTGAACACTTAGTTCTGTTGAACCAGTCTTAGCTTGACTTTCCATAAAGATGAGCAAAACGGGTTCAGGGCTGGACTTGTAATGTGTCTTCATCGCAGATCAGGCAGCTGtaaacactgaggagaaatAAATGGCCTAAATAAAGCATCTTTCCTTTTCTGTCCTCTTGTTCTCTGTCAGGTGAAGCTCGTTTTGAGTCTTACAGCCCTCTTCGGAGACGGCGAGGCAGGTTCACAATAAGTGTGCATGTGTTATGAGTCTCTCAGAGTCTTAAGACTTTCAAATTAATGCCCATGTTGAGGGTGCAGTGGGGGACCGTTCACGCCCGGGTGGTAGAACGCACAGTTGTTTTCATATCTGCAGCTCCCCTTCATCATAAAATGGCGACACACAGGTCTTTTCGACATGTCTAACAAAAGAgggaaaacaaaattaaaaagagCTCCTACATGAAATTACTACAATTTCAAGGacagcagaaaagaaaaagaattagATTTTTGTATTAGATTAACTTACCACCCATGTTGTTGTGTCCCCCTCTGGGTCCCCCTCGGCCCCCGCGTCCTCTGAAGCCTTggtctcctcctcttcctcgccCCCGGTGGAAGTGGCCACCCCGGTGTGGCCCTCCTCTCAAGGAGTCATCGCCCCAGTAATTGCCATTGTCTCCTCCACGGCCCTGTGGACCAGGTGGAGGGCCAATCATGCGAGGGCCACCTCCAGAATTAAAAGGGGGTCCATGGCCATGGGGAGGAGGTGGGTGGTTGTAGTGAGGTCCACCAGGGGGCTTGTTTGGGGGATAACCCCCATTCACGGGCATCTGCATATTCATGTTGTTCATATTCATGCCTGGACCATGACCAAGCAAACCTGCGTTTACTGTAAGGGGGAGGGGGTCGAGGGAAACGCAAATTAAGTTTTTCATAAAGGCAGTACTCCAAAAACGGTTccttttataaatattattaaccGGTTCGTTAtggctgtttttattcacattgaAATACTTACTCTGTGGAGCATTGGCTGGTTGGTTTtggttctggttctgattcTGGTTCTGCTGTAGTGAGCCCAAGAGCTGCTTTATTTTGTCAGAGAAATCAGGCTGCTTTATCAAGTCCTCTGCTGACTGGTTAGATCCCTGTGCACCCTAAGAAACAAGCATATTACAGACAAACAGCTCAGTCACTGAATCCCAAaggaaaacagtaaataaatgaatgcaggTCAGCTTTACTCACCATGATGGAGCTGAGAAGTTCCTGGACATTCACCGCTGGGTTGCTGGGAGGGGGTGCATTGCCCTGTGTTTGGGGACTGCGACTACTGTTGCCAAGGCTGCCCATTAGGTTAGCCAGAACAGGGGGAAGCTTGGATCCCTCCTGGGAAGCAGTGGTAGGGCCCGCTGCAGCCATACTGTCAGCAGGCTCCATGTAGCTGTCATCCATCATAGTGCAGTCCTGGGTCACCAgaggaaaatagagagagatagagagatgttAAATTAAGGTGTTAAATTTTACATTTgccacatacaaacacaatcatATGCCATAATACAATTTCCTGAACCAATACGCAGAGTATGAAAAAATGGAAGCGGAGAGGAAGGCACATATGAAGTATTTCTAATACTAACACAAATTATGCTTGGCTGAAAATATGAGGCTTTTACAGAATGTGCTGTGTCTTCATCTTATCAGAATAACAAACAGCATATAAGTGAACAAAGCAAGGAGTCATACCTCGTCAAGGGGAATGAGACGCGGTGGCATTGGCTCGTAAGGCTCTGGGTCTGGCTCGTGAGGGCTGTCtgggacactaaacaaaacagaagGTCCAGCAACtttacattacacacacagaaagaaggaaatCAAAACTGATCAAAGTAGCTGCCTCAAAATAGTAAGAAAACACTGACCTCTCCTTGCTGAGGAAGATTTCCTGTAGAAttcccatctctctgtctctctgggtCAGTTTCTCGCTGCTGTTGGCACCTGGAATGACCAGGCTACCTGACAGTATAAGAGGTCGCGGCGGTGTCCAGGGCACTCTCTCCTCCATGGTGTCATGTGAGAGACGACGTGCCATCTCAAACGTCTGCCTGTCCATCATCAGCTCCCGCTTAGCTGCCTCACCAAAGTCCTTAATCTTATTAACATTcactaagaaagaaagaaagaacgaaagaactGATTAACATCCATTAAAAAGATACACCATTTGAACTGATACACACAGCTGTGAGACGGTAGGTACCATCCTTACCTCTTTCAGTCTCATCCAGGTCAAAGTAGAAGTATTCTTTGAGTTGCTCTTCTTCTGCCCAGCGAAcgctcttctttttctttcctttctttgtcaGGCTCTCTTCCTCTCCACGTGGCTCTGAAAGAGCATTGGGCTTATCACCTgcgagagggaaaaaagagacatgtttttaatttgttaatttGGGACTTGGAGAACTGTGAGGTGGATCAGAGGCCAGCTGATAAAAGGTATAAGAGGATAAATCATATCAGTAGTGCTATTTCAAATGCTTCCAAAAGAGTCTAGTACAAATACAGTTAAACAAATTACGGTAACACGCCTATGTCCACATGGTTTGACCGCAGGGCATTAAGCTCACCAGTATCCATAGCCTCTGGCTCTTCCATGGGGACAGGCGTCCCTGGCTGTTCCATGTCTTGGGGCTCATGAGGAGGAGTCTGTGATGCAGGAGCCTCAGGGGAAGAAGGCTTCGCCTGAGCGCCAGTGTATGTCTGGGGCTTG
Encoded here:
- the ppp1r10 gene encoding serine/threonine-protein phosphatase 1 regulatory subunit 10, whose product is MAVGPVDPREVLKGVEALLGKDGELRSLEGVAKVFSLMKASHKMVSRCMYLNILLQTKSHDILNRFIRVGGYKLLNSWLTYSKTTSNTPLLQLILLTLQKLPLTVDHLKQNNTAKLVKHLSKSGETEELRKLASVLVDGWMAIIRSQSVSSGASPNDKKRKKEDSKVRPEVKAGEKGSDEEKKREKPKAHAPSHAKIRSTGLEVETPTPIPSKKPPVVPQLGDKYNIKPAVLKRPSSSLSDAPPVEKKYKPLNTTPNSTKEIKVKLIPPQPMESPGFLDALNSAPVPGIKIKKKKPKAASPTSNKPCPFDNKPQTYTGAQAKPSSPEAPASQTPPHEPQDMEQPGTPVPMEEPEAMDTGDKPNALSEPRGEEESLTKKGKKKKSVRWAEEEQLKEYFYFDLDETERVNVNKIKDFGEAAKRELMMDRQTFEMARRLSHDTMEERVPWTPPRPLILSGSLVIPGANSSEKLTQRDREMGILQEIFLSKESVPDSPHEPDPEPYEPMPPRLIPLDEDCTMMDDSYMEPADSMAAAGPTTASQEGSKLPPVLANLMGSLGNSSRSPQTQGNAPPPSNPAVNVQELLSSIMGAQGSNQSAEDLIKQPDFSDKIKQLLGSLQQNQNQNQNQNQPANAPQINAGLLGHGPGMNMNNMNMQMPVNGGYPPNKPPGGPHYNHPPPPHGHGPPFNSGGGPRMIGPPPGPQGRGGDNGNYWGDDSLRGGPHRGGHFHRGRGRGGDQGFRGRGGRGGPRGGHNNMGDMSKRPVCRHFMMKGSCRYENNCAFYHPGVNGPPLHPQHGH